Within the Cotesia glomerata isolate CgM1 linkage group LG6, MPM_Cglom_v2.3, whole genome shotgun sequence genome, the region ActctttttaatgttttttttagaatgGGTATTGTTgaaatcaaaagaaaaaatttccaagcATGATTACACGAACAAAATAACCAGCTTGATAGCCAATAAACGAGTGGCTAAATTGTCAAACAATAAATCACCGGAAATAAGTACTCTTACtttatacagggtgtcccagaagtaacggacgccattgtagcatctgatgaaaaaaataattctgagacgaaaagtccttagccattttttaattaacctcatagataattaatttttttttttttttttttttattttaaccccgcttttcagacttctgtctcgatgggggtccggccgagaccagaaggggactccaggctgatcggtacattaagtttggcagaataagtttggcggtattacatactttttcagcctggagagtaatgcggcgatgggccgactttggggaaactgcacgaatttgcctgtgccccaccggtagcacagggcttggggaaaccatcgaaaaacccaaacctgtacagcccggcatgagttacgagcaccgatattcactgaaaattaaatttcagctcacaccgggattcgaacccacgcctcaccagtcccaagcaagcatgacaagcattataccgcttagccatgggactggcttatagataattaattattaattaaaaataacgtctctttatttgttagagaaaaagctccagtgtccagtaaaatacgtgccaaacaaagacacaactaactgtatgactaactagcttctatagctaacgtagtcactcatatttacttacacattcacacgtgcaagcgtcttcgttttgaacgcacttgactggacactagtgctctctctctctctctaacgtaTAAAAAgacgttattttaatgaataattaattatctatgcgtctgattgaaaaatagctaaggacttttcgtctcagaattattttgtttatcagatgctacaatggcgtccgttacttctgggacacactgtataataaatttatgtgatatACTTTCAGTAAATTGAATATGATTTTACTAAATACTTTACATTTCCTTTAAGTTTCTGAGCTTGAACTACAATTCTTCCAAAAGGTCATTTCTGCAGTTGAAAAAGAAGACAAATGGCATCACAATTCGGATAATCATTTAAGTTTGATgaattcggtaaaataaaaacttacttttatttacaattactCTCAAGACCAATAGGATAATTTTTTGGTGTACTAAATTCCAAATGTTTGCTTTCAGGAATCACGTAATAGTTTTTCAATACCTGGAGCTACAAAGgtatgattatattttatattttgtacttAATATGTACTTAATactttttcaacattaaaatttttatttacaggcCCGAATTTCAGAAgaacataacattttttttccaaagtcTGCAATTGCTTATATTGAGAAGCAGAAAAGAGTGGGAATTCGAATTTATTAGATTGGAAGAATTTAGTTAAAGAAGCATTGATACAGATTTACGGCAGTAATGTAGGTAATTTTTGTGCCAAAGGCAACGTAACATCACGAACACCTATTAATTCTCAATTGTTTGATGCATTATATAGTAAGTAATGaagcctaaaaaatttttttataattttatatttttgttgaaaaagtGGGAGTTTATACTGatggaacttttttttttgtttttagcaTGGGCTAATAGCCGTTCTGAAGAATTAATTAcagaaaaagaatttattcagcacataaataaaattgcatccaataaaagaaaaaataaaaactttacaTTAGCCAGCGAAACAACTATAACTACTGGTACCAGCGTCCAAAAATGCAGTTTAAATCCTTCGTCGCCTGGATCAAAACAGCTATATCCACCCAAAATTAAATCCATGAACCGAGACTCTGGAGCTACTTACAATCAAGATTCAGATTCAACACCATCAACTGCTTCACCGTTGATATTTAACCAACATGATTCCTCGAGCATTCAGCAGGTCAACCCAGACCCTAGATATGACCACGATTTAGGTTTACGATCTACACAATCATCAACTGATTCATTGTTGATGCCTCGCCAATACGATTCATCAAATGTTCAGCAATGTTATTCGTATTCATCATATTCATCAGCTTCTTACCAGGAtcaacattttaattattcgtaCCGAGAAACTTATCCTGTAAGTACTCCTcatcaaaatatatttgacaATAATTACTTACCTGTTCCGGGTGAAAGTAAATTTCAATGGCCATGTATGGATACAAGTGTTTCTGATGAAAGAAATAACGTATTCATTTACTCCAGTCATGAAAATATTGACCAGCAACAAAACTATTCTAATATTATGCTAACtgatgaacaaaaaaattacactaatttatgatttaattaagaaaatgtttaaaatttaaaagaatatttatttggtaattTAGCATGATTATCTAATTTAGATAgtgagtatttttaatgacCTCGAGACTGTttattatagatatttttaacaCTTAAAAATGCTCTGTTAAAAACATGggtaaattattactattttaagaaattagtGTTTTGAATTTgtctttttaatttccaataaaaaataaacacctaaaaattttattggaattaattaatttcaaatttttcccGCCAACGGCAGCCATTTTTATTTGAACCCATTCCTCTTTCTTTTCTTTCCCCTCGCCTATATCCTGTTAACCAATAAGAATCTTTTTTGAGGTAGAAATGTAGGCTCAGTAGGCTCAATTTATGGttttaaaactgtaatttcAGCCTAAGATTGGTAAAAGCGGACAAAAATACCATTTGTAGGCTGAAATTATAGTTCTGATATACGCGTCATCGTAgttgaaaaaatctaaaatcatAATTTCAGCCTATAACTCCTCGAGTAGGTTGCGGAGgctcaaaatatatttttaattttgtctcgggatcattttattattctgCCTCTTCATCATTGACATCaatcaaatattcaaaatctaaaaaacaataatagttAGTGCTCAgatattttttgtagtttaatttgttttaaagtacatttaaatatttttcataataattaaattaataaatttattagtaaatatattcaaatttattagcaaatatattatttatttattagcaaaTATATAGGTATATTGAGATATACACTTTGCATaggttgaatatttttaaattatttttttaaattaggaAATACCTTCAAATTCGGCGTCATTTGCCATCTCGTTAGGAGAAAGTAGCTCACAATCAACAAGTGTGAAGTCATTGCGGTACAGCAGCATCTCAACGTGTTCACTGACTAAAACGGTCGCCAGCTGAAATAGTCGGGAAAGAGTAATCTTCTGTGTTGCGAACATCTTCCATGCACGCTCCATTTTATCCCGCTTAATTACAAGCCGCACTCGCGGTGTTACATTTATTCTTCGTTGCCGTTGCATTCTTCCGAAGTCTTTTGTCGATTGATTGGAAATTTTAAGGATTTGCtctgtaaaattataaactgaTAAGGAAATGAATAACATGATAATTAGGAATTTTCTAAGGACCAAATTAAAGGaataacataattatatattttcacTGCAAAACTTATTGGTATAAaagcattaattttttttcatgttaagTTTTTCATAACTATCTcgattgtaatttaattgttattctaaaaaatatgaaattggACCTTTGAACGTGGCTTATGGAAAAGAGCACAATTAGAGATACTTACGGGTAAATGCCCAGATATTACCATCAATACTCAGAGATTGGCATAATGAAACTTGACCAGTCACTCCACAGTCTGTCATCACCTCCAACTTCTcgtaaaaactaaataatctCGGAGTCACACCGTTAATCCAggcattttcaaaataatcgaaaaattcTCTCAAAGTAGCTTGAACTGCTGGTGAtgctgaattttttatttcaacaaacaTAGCCGGAATATCTTCTGCCGGCAAACAGCTCaaggcaattaattttttaaagataatttttacgtCGATGTTGAATGGTAAAAGACCTCGCATTTCAGCTTCCATTAATAAAGcctctaagaaaaaaaaatggatttaTTAGAGTGATTTCTTTATATACTACTCATACTAtcgtataataataataattactattattattatttttttttttatttttattattaagtataGAAAAACTCACCCAACAGTAAGAATGATAGGTCGTTTGGACAGTTGTCTCCGGAAAAGAAACTGTGAGGCTTCCATGCAGCCGACGTTCGAAATCAGTGCAAATCTCTATcggattattattaattccgAAGAAAGTCGAAATTTTATCCATAATGAAGTCATAGGTCCTACGCAAGCGGTTTGGGATTAATACCCACAAGATTGGAAAAGCCTAcaacatttatatatacaattttaacaaaattttattttttgacaattaataagtTAGCTTCAtagtttcttatttttaatctcattTACCTTAAAAAAGGTTTTTACGATTACttacataattattataattaaccaCAACAGTCATTACTTCGCAAGCATTCATGTTTGTCAAAGTACCGGGAACTTTCGACGATGTCGTGACAAAATGTAAGTTGTCAATAACTCCAAGACCGTTAATGAAATCGAGATCGCCAAAAACAACAGACGTCGATGCTTCTTCGCCGTGGGATGTTGACCGAACTGACACTCTCCCACTGTCATGCATTGTAAAAGGGAAAAATTCTACCGAGTGAATGATGATGTTGAATTCGCTAAGTGTCGTCGGAATCGGTAATTCCGCCTGTCCCAGACGTTGCCACCGATATAAGTCATTAGATATTGAATCGAATGACACACTAATTACTGCATTTGGGaatctgtgaaaaaaaaaaattattgtaacaaatatttattataattgatctGGAGAGTAGAAAAATTAGACGACTGTAAGACatatgaaataaaacaatGGAAATAAAAACACTGTGAAAAGATTCAgcttaaaattcattaaaaataatactatatTTTAGcagaattaaatataaaaagaaatgGTTAATTAAAGcaagagtgaaaaaattattttatataaaattcgaATTTACTTGGACTCACCCTTGTGCAATATCTTCATAAATTACACGTACACTTCGAAACTGACTTCGGCATGCATCATATAATCTATTCATGGTCTAATTGACCTCTGCCAGAGCATTGCCTGTACCTCTCGGTGCATCGTAGGtagctataaaaaataaaagtaatatttttatatgaagGAAATGTAAAGAATATATCTTTCGTCAAACTTCACAAGCGCTGCAACATTTGAATGGTTTAGTAAGGTGGAGATGCATTAGTAAATGTCCAGTATATTAAGACAGAGATACAGAGATTTTATTGATGCCTACAaatatcagtaaaaaatttttttttaatcattgactcgtaaaatcgtcaaataatCATTAAACATCGATTAATGTTTGCTCTCGTTCTAAATAACATTGAAATTGCCAGatattctactttttttttttttttttatttaaatgacgatgaaataattctataaaaaaattaaataaaagattttgcacgtgtaaataaaaaaaaggccattcggcagccgaaatggaagtagatttcatgatgaataaaaaaaatactactagAGTtgtatacgaaaaaaaaataaacttctgTTACATTAAACAACAATGAcgtcaaaacgaatgcaaaagtaaaatttcattaaatctgtCTGAGAAAGTAGGTAATTTTTGGCCTAGACTGATAATAAGGTacacaaattgaagcttatttaataagctttcagatgctatttataaaattttgttaagataTCGAgttcaattgtaattgcacggaaatacgaaaaaattgaaaatttttgcgatttttgaaaatttttgaactgcTATTATTCCTGAACTATTCcatttggaaaaataaataagtagacaaattaaagcttattaaataagctttcaaaTGCAATATACAGAAATCCAATAGGATGTCgctttttattgttattgcacggaaataaggtaaaagcgaaattttttgcgagttttgaaaatttttgaattgctctcatttttaaactaatcgacagatttggctcatcttagaaTTTAACCTCGGAAATCGTCCTAAAAATAAGTATGTTACGTTTCATTGAGATCCGTATATAATTACGggagttagagaagagacaatgccgattatatcgtatatatatatatatatatactagctgttacccgcccgctttgctgggcactttatagaattgtattttgagatctagacttgaaattcaattggagtattgttctgacttgcacagattcaaaattctatcggattggcctgtaccttttatccatgtcatAATTATAGCGAATATCCATTgcaactttcaatgtgcaatcactataacattcccgtggctttctccaaaaatgaataatcatttttggatttacgattttaatttttgattttacgaaatctcttaaaatgaatagccaaatttcttttccacatctcaagtgtttagaaaatgttttcattttaatctgttacattcccgcgatcccgtaataagaacaattcattggttatgtgatcagcaaaaataaaatgtatgcaaaatacttagtccgttgactatatagctacatgtaaagttaaattttagaaaccttacaatgattTTTTCGCCGCTGCCAAGGAGACGATTGtggtaagaaaataaatataattattaaaaaaggaaaatattttaatccattgaccttggaggccatccctgtaattacctgtttctcttaagattctatcaaattttatatctctaggaaatatatttgaagaatatgaattttttgacaactatcactcccgcactcttatgtaagagagaaatttcgtaagatcctattcgagattatttttacattaaaaataaaatattccaagaaaacttcgagtccatagaaacttgttttgaaaagaaagattttcattgttaacacctcCGCAGTCCCTTTGGGgttggaatttgataaaattcattcttagctgaacttgacatgaTACATGAAGACTcccaccaaatttgaagtctgtcgaagttacagtttggaaattaaaattttagattttaacacccacccccgcaattcctatcgaaagtaaaatttattgaaatccattttgagatgatctctacaggagaaataaaagatttctaccaaatttagagttttcagAAGCTATATTATggaaatgaacattttttattgtcaacacccactcccgcgatccttattggaggtgattcgttgtaaaatccgttcttagatcatttctatatcacatatagaagactcctatcaaatttgaagtctataggagctatagctttgaaattaaaaattttaattgtaaatacccacccccgcaaacccctgtggggtgagctatcgtaaaattcgttcctatattatttctacatctctaacagaaaattcctacccagTTTCCTACCCtaacgggaattttttattgttaacgcccccgcaatcctctttggggtaggatatcgtaaaattcgttcataaattatttttacatcatgtacagaaatttcctataaaatttggaatctgtaggagctatagcttgaaaattacaaattttcattgttaatacccaccctcgcaaccctctgtggggtgggatatcataaaattcgttcataaattatttctacattacttataaaaaattcctaccaaatttggagtctgtaggagctatagcttgaaaattaaaaattttcattgttaatacgcACCCCCGCAACCTTCTGTGAGGTGTAATATCGTAAAGTTcgttcatagattatttctagatctcttacagaagattcttactaaatttggagtcgataggagctatagtttaaaaatgggaattttttattgttaaagcccccgcaaccccctttGTGCGTGGAATTTCgttaaatccgttcttagctgacttcTACTCGGTAAaaagaatattcctaccaaatttcaagtctctaggtcttatggttccagagatatcgtgatgagtgactatatacgtggaaatctcatatatacatagaAGATGTGGGTGAGTGCATGGATGGATGCGTGGGTGGATGTGTGGGAGTGCGTGGGTGGATGTGTGGGAGTACGTGGGTGGATGCGTGGGAGTGGGGGGGGGTGGATGCGTGGGATGGTGTGGATGGAGAAGCATTGAAAGCGTAGAGTTAATGTTATACATTTTTCCGACTTCTTTAtaagctagaaaaaaaaaaaaagaatgacgAAAAAACGATCgtcttttgttttattgatggaaacaaaaaacaaatgactacacacataaattaataaaaaaaaatgggaattttctattgttaactCCCCCGAAAGACCCCTTGTGGGtgaaatttcgtaaaatccgttcttagctgacctctactcggcaaaaggaatattcctaccgaatttcaagtcaatcgacCTAACAGTTTCTGATATTTCGTGATGGGTGAGTTCAAAAATGGgatctcctatatatatagatttattggCACCAGATGTACAGCTTGTCTAACAAACTCTGATACATCTTTCGCTTAAATCTACTTTTCTtacactaattttataatttattattttattttagtattcaaacttgttcggtgaacaaggcccagtagcgattaactcgctcctgggggacactcaaattcaagagacgcacctgtccaccgctagttcccgcaaaaatcgaaccgccaatagaaaatcagcctctcgattacgtcatgaatcgaccgctttattggctgatcgctcccactagacatgcgcaatagccttcttccccaaatcaacgaggaagaagacggactattgttattatctttcgcttctacgctttcgctgcatcaagtcaccattagtatttctttactttcgctttttgttaataaaccgcatttcgcttattttataatttaaactgcttaaattaaccgctaataattcgctttaatttgttataggtaaattgtgttaacagtgcatttatttcaccgctttttcagtgccggcaaagtgttcaaccacgtgtcaaccggcttcgcttttgcaaaccacgctgtaatttacaaatccgcttttatcttaacaatccgctattaaatatattaaatattgagtgtatttaatgtaaataaattcctagtgttatttttgataataatttacgcgttttaatcgagatatccagacctaaacctgatccccgcttttccgctctttcagtaattattcattGGTCCCTCGAGCCGGATCAGGCTGGCTCTatctcaattaatttaattaatcataccGCTAAAAATTGTGCTGTGTTAAGTGAAGTGTAATACCGCTAGGAAAGGTCGAGTGTCAGGAGCATCACAGAGCACATCGGCTGCTGCTCCTGATAGTCATTCGTACACCGGTACGCTGAACTTTCCGTTTATTAAGACTGAAAACTCGACTTCGGGCCTTAAATAACCTCGCTATGGAGAATTACACAAGAAAGTTGAAAAATGCAATTTGTGCTTCAACTTTCGTGTTCCGCACCGCGCCGCAGATTGCAAGACCGCTCAAGATTGCCGAAAATGTGGTCAACGTCACCACATGTCCATCCATTTTGGATGCACCAACGAAACCAGCTTCACCGCAGTCTACATCTTCCGCACAGGCAACTAATCGTTCCCTTTAGACCGTTTACAACTTGAAATTAACTGTTGATTATTTCAGATCCGCTTTCCGCTCAAGTATTGCTAGCTACCGCTTTAGTCCAGGTCCGCCTACATCATGGTAATCCAATCACCGCCAGAGTGTTGATTGATCAAGGTTCAGAGCTCTCATTTATGAGACAGTCGCTCTTCAAGAAGCTTGGACAACCGCTACAGCGTGACATGGTCATGCTCAAGGGCATTGGCAATGTCTCCGCAGGAAGCTCACTAGGTGTGAGCACAATTGAGCTTCGTTCGCTGTGTACGACCGCATCAATGCATGTCAGCATGCATATTCTACCAACACTGACGGTAGATCTTCCATCGTTCGTGATCGCTGATCCGAAATGGCCGCATCTTGAGAATCTCAAGCTCGCTGACCCGCAGTATCTACAGCCACGCCCTGTAGATATTATTCTAGGTGCATCACCAGCCGCACAGATTATGAACGCAGAGATTCAACGAGGACCTCGCAATGCTCCTATTGCACAATCCACCACGCTTGGTTGGATTGTCTATGGAGCTGTCACCGCTAAACACGCTTCAACATCACACGCAGCACTACAGGCGTCAGTAGATACTGAATTACAAGACGCTATCGCTAAGTTTTGGGAACAGGAAGAAGTTCCATCAGGAAATTCACCGCTCAACACCGCTGAAGAAGACGAATGTGAAATTCACTTTCGTCAAACGCATTATCGACAGCCTGATGGACACTACGTAGTGAGATTACCGCTTACGGCCCTTGAGAGTCAACTTGGCGACTCTATCAACGCAGCTATGGGGTCACTCCGCAGATTAATAACTCGCTTGTCGCGAGAAAGAGAATATTCTGACATGTATCGTGCATTCATGGCAGAATACATTCAACTAGGACACATGGTACGAGTACCAGTCAACGAATTGCCCGCAAACGCTTACTTTTTGCCTCACCATGGGGTATTGAAGCTTGATAGTGCCACTACGAAGCTCCGCACAGTGTTCAATGGTTCCTGTGCAACATCTACAGGAATTTCATTGAACGACATTCTCCACGCAGGACCCAAAAcgcaaattgacatttttgatgtGATGTTGAGAATCCGTTGCAGCAGGATTCTATTCGCTACTGACATCACCAAGATGTTCAGACAGATTGAGGTCGACTCGCTTGATTGGCCGCTTCAGTGCATTCTCTGGATAGATGAGAATAACTTAATAGACGCTTACTGTCTCAAGACAGTCACATACGGAACCGCTAGTGCACCTTTTGACGCAGTACGTGTGCTTATCCAACTAGTAAAGGATGAAGGACACCGCTTTCCGCTAGCTGTTGCTCCAATGTTGAAAACACGCTACGTAGATGACATCTACGATGGAGCAGACAACGAAGAAGACGCTATCAAGGCTGCAGTACAAACAAAAGCTCTGTGTGCAGCAGGCTGCTTCCCGCTTGCCAAATGGGCTAGCAATAGCCGACGGTTACTCGCTGAAGTCGCTCCAGAAAATCAGCTGGATACACCGCTTAAAGAAATCAGTGATGCACCAGTAAAAGTCCTGGGCATGTACTGGAATTCACGCACTGACGCTCTCCAGTTCAAGTACACGCTACCGCCAGAGACATCCAAGACAAAAAGAGCTATTTTGTCTGAAAGCGCTAAGCTGTATGATCCGCTAGGACTTCTCGCACCAATAGTCGTCAAAGCCAAGATCTTTATGCAAGATCTGTGGCTAGATAGAGTGTCATGGGATGAACAATTGTCACCATCACTCATTCACAAATGGACTGGATACCGCGAGGATCTTCGAAACATCGAATCCATCCGCATTCCACGCTGGAATAATATCGCACCTGGAGCAACTATGGAATTGCACGGGTTCTCAGACGCTTCGCAAAATGCTATGGCTGCCGCTGTTTATTTGAGAGTCACTGACGCTGATGGGAACACAAAGGTCTCACTTTTGTGTTCAAAAACGCAAGTAGCACCGCTGAAGACCATGACAATCCCACGCTTGGAATTATCTGCCGCATGGTTGCTAACACAACTGATACTTCAGGTTAAAGAAGTTCAGTAGCTTGAAAATGTCAGGATCAATCTCTGGACTGACTCCGCCGTGACTCTCGCATGGATTAAAAGTCCAGCAATCCGCTGGAAGACATTCGTCCGCAATAGAGTGGGAAAAATCCAAGAAACGCTTCGAGATGTCTCCTGGAAATTTATTCCAGGAAAACAAAACCCCGCTGAGTGCGCTTCAAGAGGTATACCTACGCTAAAACTGAAACAACACGCTCTCTGGTGGCATGGACCAACTTGGCTTCATGAACCAGAATCCTCTTGGCCCACTCTGGAGCCTCCAACCGACAACGCAACGCATCGAGAAGAACGCCAAGGTCTGACACTAGTAACTTGGAAAGCAGAAAATTGCCTGCTCCAACAATTACTGTCGCATTACACGCAGCTGTTTCCACTGCTATGGAAACTCAGCATCTGGCATCGTGCCATCGACCGCTTTAAAAGAGTTCCACAATCTTCGCTGGCCTACCCGCTTACTCCATCAGACCTGGAGCGCGCTAAATTGACCTTGATTAAGTACACTCAAGGACAATACTTCGCTAGAGAGATTCACACGCTACAAGATGGTGATGGCCTGCCTAAAAATAACAGCATCACTAAGCTGACTCTGTTCATCGACCATCAGGGGGTCCTGAGAGTCGGTGGCCGCTTGAAAAACGCATTGCTGTACCCAGAAGAGAGGCATCCAGCGATTATACCGCGACAATCACCGcttacatcaattttgattGATGATTCGCACCGCAAAACGCTTCACGGAGGTACTCAGCTTACGCTCGCTGACTTACGCAAGAGTGTCTGGATCATTGGAGGCCGTGTTCCAGTcagatcatttattttacgctGCGTTATCTGCACGAGACACCGTGGATGCATGTTCAGTTCAGCTGTACATTTAGAGCTAGTAACTGACTACACCGCTGCCGCTTTCATCACCGCTTATCGCCGCTTCACTAGTCGCCGAGGTATCTGCCACACGCTATATTCAGACTGTGGAACCAATTTTGTAGG harbors:
- the LOC123267957 gene encoding uncharacterized protein LOC123267957, with product MENYTRKLKNAICASTFVFRTAPQIARPLKIAENVVNVTTCPSILDAPTKPASPQSTSSAQATNHPLSAQVLLATALVQVRLHHGNPITARVLIDQGSELSFMRQSLFKKLGQPLQRDMVMLKGIGNVSAGSSLGVSTIELRSLCTTASMHVSMHILPTLTVDLPSFVIADPKWPHLENLKLADPQYLQPRPVDIILGASPAAQIMNAEIQRGPRNAPIAQSTTLGWIVYGAVTAKHASTSHAALQASVDTELQDAIAKFWEQEEVPSGNSPLNTAEEDECEIHFRQTHYRQPDGHYVVRLPLTALESQLGDSINAAMGSLRRLITRLSREREYSDMYRAFMAEYIQLGHMVRVPVNELPANAYFLPHHGVLKLDSATTKLRTVFNGSCATSTGISLNDILHAGPKTQIDIFDVMLRIRCSRILFATDITKMFRQIEVDSLDWPLQCILWIDENNLIDAYCLKTVTYGTASAPFDAVRVLIQLVKDEGHRFPLAVAPMLKTRYVDDIYDGADNEEDAIKAAVQTKALCAAGCFPLAKWASNSRRLLAEVAPENQLDTPLKEISDAPVKVLGMYWNSRTDALQFKYTLPPETSKTKRAILSESAKLYDPLGLLAPIVVKAKIFMQDLWLDRVSWDEQLSPSLIHKWTGYREDLRNIESIRIPRWNNIAPGATMELHGFSDASQNAMAAAVYLRVTDADGNTKVSLLCSKTQVAPLKTMTIPRLELSAAWINLWTDSAVTLAWIKSPAIRWKTFVRNRVGKIQETLRDVSWKFIPGKQNPAECASRGIPTLKLKQHALWWHGPTWLHEPESSWPTLEPPTDNATHREERQGLTLVTWKAENCLLQQLLSHYTQLFPLLWKLSIWHRAIDRFKRVPQSSLAYPLTPSDLERAKLTLIKYTQGQYFAREIHTLQDGDGLPKNNSITKLTLFIDHQGVLRVGGRLKNALLYPEERHPAIIPRQSPLTSILIDDSHRKTLHGGTQLTLADLRKSVWIIGGRVPVRSFILRCVICTRHRGCMFSSAVHLELVTDYTAAAFITAYRRFTSRRGICHTLYSDCGTNFVGADKELKRLFAAGSRTLRELSTLIAQDGTNRKFNPPGAPHFGGKWEAAVKSIKFHLRRTIGDSLLTLEQYSTLLAQIEAILNSRPLTPLNEDPADLAVLTPGHFLIGQSLTAIPEPSLTDLQPARLSH
- the LOC123267094 gene encoding uncharacterized protein LOC123267094; translated protein: MNRLYDACRSQFRSVRVIYEDIAQGFPNAVISVSFDSISNDLYRWQRLGQAELPIPTTLSEFNIIIHSVEFFPFTMHDSGRVSVRSTSHGEEASTSVVFGDLDFINGLGVIDNLHFVTTSSKVPGTLTNMNACEVMTVVVNYNNYAFPILWVLIPNRLRRTYDFIMDKISTFFGINNNPIEICTDFERRLHGSLTVSFPETTVQTTYHSYCWALLMEAEMRGLLPFNIDVKIIFKKLIALSCLPAEDIPAMFVEIKNSASPAVQATLREFFDYFENAWINGVTPRLFSFYEKLEVMTDCGVTGQVSLCQSLSIDGNIWAFTQQILKISNQSTKDFGRMQRQRRINVTPRVRLVIKRDKMERAWKMFATQKITLSRLFQLATVLVSEHVEMLLYRNDFTLVDCELLSPNEMANDAEFEDFEYLIDVNDEEAE